One part of the Paenibacillus silvisoli genome encodes these proteins:
- a CDS encoding DUF5060 domain-containing protein: MNKRKLSLIAAVGVLAVTAAVYLALDDGGRTAGDQSKQKQKPDASAQTDPAASAATANEDKAPVIRHVQANAAQVGLYGKFELQLELEGDFKNPYDPKQIDLSMELTSPSGKKWQVNGFYDGTAFAWKIRFAPDETGTWIYRVRAVGANQGSESSGLEGKFETVQSDHRGWIQLSTDNKRYLEYRDGSDFYGVGIAYPWGVTDVNLDKIAEHGGNLITYWNGNYDSSGSGGGDDQLQSATFGVDKIDPLKAQRIDELVDSFEKRGLHMNFVIWPHDSLADTLDGWPTAWKKSGYSAIGEAKDFFTNETMWVHQENLYRYIIARWGYSSAIGIWDLVCEINGTDGWVHGSTADTDAWTEKVHDYFKSHDPYGHPTMGSMAGSRQDYWDFGYRTLDIADRENYYNLSYKSYATDIRKRWDSYEKPLIIGETGNVTDTLKYHQAIWVSLANGLASSPFWWDFGQVSDEMFMQMKHFASFVATIDFREKRVPVDSGDAGDAQAWAMQGEKQSYGWLLTEKGSVGGMSVTLPNWPDGAYALTWYDPWTGKTLDGGRDTPVEIAGGKLELTAPKSSQADLAFTVTRKQ, from the coding sequence ATGAATAAACGAAAGCTGTCGCTCATCGCGGCCGTAGGCGTACTCGCCGTCACGGCGGCCGTTTATCTTGCGCTCGATGACGGAGGCCGGACTGCCGGCGATCAATCGAAGCAGAAGCAGAAGCCGGATGCGTCCGCACAGACGGATCCGGCGGCTTCCGCGGCAACGGCTAACGAAGATAAAGCGCCCGTTATCCGCCATGTTCAAGCGAATGCGGCTCAAGTCGGCCTTTATGGGAAATTCGAGCTGCAGCTTGAGCTGGAGGGGGACTTTAAAAATCCTTACGATCCCAAACAAATCGACCTGTCGATGGAGCTGACGTCGCCTAGCGGGAAGAAGTGGCAGGTGAACGGCTTTTACGACGGAACCGCTTTCGCCTGGAAAATCCGGTTCGCGCCGGATGAAACCGGCACATGGATATACCGAGTGCGTGCCGTTGGCGCAAATCAAGGTAGCGAAAGCAGCGGTCTCGAGGGCAAGTTCGAAACGGTGCAGTCCGATCATCGCGGCTGGATTCAGCTGTCCACGGACAATAAACGGTATCTCGAGTATCGGGACGGCAGCGATTTTTACGGTGTAGGCATTGCCTACCCGTGGGGCGTAACCGATGTGAATCTCGACAAAATCGCCGAGCACGGCGGCAACCTGATTACCTATTGGAACGGCAACTATGACAGCTCCGGCAGCGGCGGCGGAGACGACCAGCTTCAATCGGCTACATTCGGCGTCGATAAGATCGATCCGCTCAAGGCGCAGCGCATCGACGAATTGGTCGATTCGTTCGAGAAACGCGGGCTGCATATGAACTTCGTCATTTGGCCGCATGATTCGCTCGCAGATACGTTGGACGGCTGGCCGACGGCTTGGAAAAAGAGCGGCTATTCGGCGATCGGCGAAGCGAAAGATTTTTTCACGAACGAAACGATGTGGGTGCATCAAGAAAACTTGTACCGCTACATCATTGCGCGCTGGGGGTATAGCAGCGCGATCGGCATATGGGATTTGGTGTGCGAAATTAACGGTACGGACGGTTGGGTGCACGGCAGTACGGCGGATACCGACGCATGGACGGAGAAGGTACACGACTATTTCAAGTCGCATGATCCGTACGGGCATCCGACGATGGGCTCCATGGCGGGAAGCCGTCAGGATTACTGGGATTTCGGGTACCGAACGCTCGACATTGCCGACCGTGAGAACTATTACAACCTCAGCTATAAGTCGTATGCGACTGATATTCGAAAACGGTGGGACAGCTACGAGAAACCTCTCATCATCGGCGAGACCGGCAATGTAACCGACACGCTGAAATATCATCAGGCGATTTGGGTTTCGCTCGCAAACGGCTTGGCTTCGTCCCCGTTCTGGTGGGATTTCGGGCAGGTGAGCGACGAGATGTTCATGCAAATGAAGCATTTTGCTTCGTTTGTCGCAACGATCGATTTTCGCGAAAAGCGCGTTCCGGTGGACAGCGGAGATGCGGGAGACGCACAGGCGTGGGCGATGCAGGGAGAGAAGCAGTCCTACGGCTGGCTGCTAACGGAGAAAGGAAGCGTCGGCGGCATGTCCGTGACGCTGCCGAATTGGCCGGACGGCGCTTATGCATTGACTTGGTACGACCCGTGGACGGGCAAGACGCTTGACGGAGGCCGCGATACGCCGGTCGAGATTGCAGGCGGTAAGCTCGAATTGACCGCACCGAAGTCGTCCCAGGCAGACCTGGCATTCACGGTAACGCGAAAACAATAG
- a CDS encoding Yip1 family protein, translated as MKQDFIKFPLHLILHPFDGFWDMKYENRGKVKVSLAILVLLVLTLILQKQYAGFLVNFVDPRTLNSLDDLQFTVLPFFLFCIANWSITTLMEGEGKFKEIVMTTGYALLPMVLINLPLTFISRFMTQEETSFYWLINSVASIWFILLLFIGIMTVHQYTPAKAVLTLALTVVAMGFVVFLGTLAFSLGLQIYWFIYDVYREIIFRT; from the coding sequence GTGAAGCAGGATTTTATTAAGTTTCCGCTCCATCTCATCTTGCACCCGTTCGACGGCTTCTGGGATATGAAATACGAGAACAGAGGCAAGGTCAAAGTTTCCTTGGCCATTCTCGTGCTGCTCGTCCTGACGCTGATTTTGCAGAAGCAGTATGCGGGCTTTCTCGTTAACTTCGTGGACCCGCGGACGCTGAACAGTTTGGATGACCTGCAATTTACGGTGCTTCCGTTCTTCCTGTTCTGCATTGCGAATTGGTCGATTACGACGCTCATGGAGGGCGAAGGCAAGTTTAAGGAAATCGTGATGACGACCGGATACGCGCTGCTGCCGATGGTGCTGATCAATCTTCCGCTGACGTTCATCAGCCGGTTCATGACGCAGGAGGAGACCTCTTTTTATTGGCTGATCAACAGCGTGGCCAGCATCTGGTTTATTCTGCTGCTGTTCATCGGCATCATGACCGTGCATCAATATACGCCGGCCAAAGCGGTGCTGACCTTGGCGCTGACGGTCGTGGCCATGGGCTTCGTCGTCTTCCTCGGCACGCTCGCGTTCAGCTTGGGACTTCAAATCTACTGGTTCATCTATGACGTTTATCGCGAAATCATATTCCGTACGTAA
- a CDS encoding carbohydrate ABC transporter permease, with the protein MDNEIVVLRMQKARNKSIELLWSIFRYILIIGISFVIIYPLLQQISVAIKDKTDIYNPTIYMIPVHFTTENIRLAMSVLNYWPLLKNTLLFVCSTTLLQAASCALAGYGFARFTFPGRNILFTLVILTILIPSSTLMVPMYLHFRNFDVLGMVNLFSGKEGINMLNTYWPSLITAALANGLKSGLYIYIFRQFFRGMPAEIEEAALIDGAGGFRTFFTIMLPNAIPPLITVTLFAFVWQYNDTFYSSLFMSQSNLMAIKIASLPADANQYLPGILGVGAGSNVKVDPNLVSMIVDTGILLAIAPLVVMYLFVQRFFVESVERTGVVG; encoded by the coding sequence ATGGATAACGAAATCGTCGTCCTGCGGATGCAGAAAGCGCGGAATAAATCGATCGAGCTGCTGTGGTCGATCTTCCGGTACATCCTGATCATCGGCATTTCGTTCGTCATCATCTATCCGCTTCTGCAGCAAATATCGGTTGCCATCAAAGATAAGACGGATATTTACAATCCGACGATCTACATGATTCCCGTTCATTTCACGACCGAAAACATACGGCTGGCCATGAGCGTGCTGAATTATTGGCCGCTGCTCAAAAACACGCTGCTGTTCGTCTGCTCGACGACGCTGCTGCAGGCGGCATCGTGCGCGCTTGCGGGCTACGGCTTCGCAAGATTCACGTTTCCGGGAAGAAACATTCTGTTCACGCTCGTCATTTTGACGATTCTGATCCCGTCCAGCACGCTGATGGTGCCGATGTACCTGCATTTCCGCAACTTCGACGTACTGGGCATGGTCAATTTGTTCTCGGGCAAGGAAGGCATTAACATGCTCAACACGTACTGGCCGTCGCTCATTACGGCTGCGCTGGCAAACGGGTTGAAGTCGGGCTTGTACATTTATATTTTCCGGCAGTTCTTCCGCGGCATGCCGGCTGAAATCGAGGAAGCGGCGCTCATCGACGGAGCGGGCGGCTTCCGGACGTTCTTCACGATCATGCTGCCGAATGCGATTCCTCCGCTCATTACGGTGACGCTGTTCGCCTTTGTATGGCAGTACAATGACACGTTCTACAGCTCGCTCTTCATGAGCCAGAGCAATCTGATGGCGATCAAGATCGCCTCGCTGCCGGCGGATGCCAACCAATACTTGCCTGGCATACTCGGCGTCGGCGCCGGCTCGAACGTGAAGGTCGATCCGAACCTGGTGTCGATGATCGTAGATACCGGCATTTTGCTGGCGATCGCGCCGCTTGTCGTCATGTATTTGTTCGTTCAACGGTTCTTCGTGGAGAGCGTTGAGCGTACGGGCGTTGTCGGCTAA
- a CDS encoding carbohydrate ABC transporter permease, with protein sequence MNLRRLTLTQKRAFLGVAFIMPWLLGFVFLFATPLIQSLRFSFSELKVAPGGYSLDFIGLKNFTNALSIDPNYNRILTESLTEMAWNVPMILFFSLFTAAMLNSKFKGRPIARAVFFLPVILASGAVAAAQSSGLIQLTGSSEVAQELGLAQNGFDPLSLVFMLSDAGMPVWFINYIVDAVQRIYEIISSSGVQILIFLAALQSVPVTMYEVAKMEGATPYETFWKITFPMVSPLILTNIIYTIIDSFTESQLTRTIYTTAFQAQNFGLSAAMSWIYTVVISVILIVVGILVSRKVFYYN encoded by the coding sequence GTGAACCTTAGACGATTAACCTTGACGCAGAAGCGGGCCTTTCTCGGAGTCGCGTTTATTATGCCTTGGCTGCTTGGCTTCGTGTTCCTGTTCGCGACGCCGCTCATCCAATCGCTGCGCTTCAGCTTCAGCGAGTTGAAGGTGGCTCCAGGCGGCTATTCGCTTGATTTCATCGGACTGAAAAACTTCACCAACGCGCTTTCGATCGATCCGAACTACAACCGGATCTTAACGGAGTCGCTGACGGAAATGGCATGGAACGTGCCGATGATTCTCTTCTTCAGCTTGTTTACGGCCGCGATGCTGAATTCGAAATTCAAAGGCCGTCCGATTGCGAGAGCGGTGTTCTTCCTGCCGGTTATTCTCGCTTCGGGCGCCGTCGCCGCCGCTCAATCGTCAGGCTTGATTCAGCTGACGGGCAGCTCCGAGGTCGCGCAGGAATTGGGTCTGGCGCAGAACGGCTTCGATCCGCTCTCGCTCGTCTTCATGCTCTCCGATGCCGGCATGCCAGTCTGGTTCATTAACTATATCGTGGATGCCGTACAGCGGATCTATGAGATCATCAGCAGCTCCGGCGTTCAAATCTTGATCTTCCTAGCCGCGCTGCAGTCCGTTCCGGTTACGATGTACGAGGTGGCGAAGATGGAGGGAGCGACGCCGTACGAGACGTTCTGGAAGATTACGTTCCCGATGGTCAGCCCGCTCATTCTGACGAACATCATTTATACGATCATCGACTCTTTTACGGAAAGCCAGCTCACGAGAACGATCTATACGACGGCGTTCCAGGCGCAAAATTTCGGCCTCAGCGCCGCGATGTCCTGGATCTATACGGTGGTCATCAGCGTCATTCTCATCGTCGTCGGCATTCTAGTATCCAGAAAAGTATTCTACTATAACTGA
- a CDS encoding DUF5696 domain-containing protein — MNNRMKWYAALACIGIAGISALAYIQSTKGAPAIEVSTYAEPGAELAAATELKFLPDSSKAVPGMQLAAQSDELALYFNPETTEIAVLNRKSGKVWRSNPEDLGSDAKASPFEKDRLAAQLTINYRDAIGTLGTITNFTDSIKREQFKAEGIENGIRITYTIGDTSLGIDALPKLISKKRMEEKIYSKLDEATAKYVSNRYFPLKDNPEVLERLDTAVSRALVLTRMLDAFAKAGYTAEDLAADNQENGLSAAAGANRPNFTVPIEYQLTGDSMTIRVPVRDIKESEGYQIRTVELLDFFGAAGTAEEGYMLVPDGSGSLIELNNGKIGEEVYAQRVYGEDENNNSRRRGQISEAARLPVFGMKSGDEAWFATIDKGEGIASINADISGRKNSYNYAYASFAVRGEDELEIFKGNKVDEIQLLTDDVYKGDLQVRYSFLSGQDANYSGMAKQYREQLVKANILKPKEASSKAALPFYLDVLGAVDKRKSFLGIPYKGLMPMTTVEQAGEIADKLDAAGVSNLQMRYVGWFNEGIDHKVPKSVSMDGELGSKSELKDLAERLKAKGGSLYPDVAFQHVLRDNRDFKPASDAARFVTREQAMLAPINRAFNAMDLSLGSTYLLSPAKLPYFVDKFIDKYGSYGIDAVSLRDMGDSLQADYRVSRVVFRDVSKNIVTEQLSKLEKSYPNMMLTGGNAYALQYADQLIDVPMSSSGFSIADQEIPFYEMVLHGYKDYAGDAMNLDDNQDLNYHLLRSLEYGAAPHFFWSYESSSKLKFTAYENLFSTHYTDWLQKAADLYGKVNQALAGVQSSAIAEHIQHKPGVVEVRYDNGTSIYVNYTDEPANVDGVQVAAKNFMVGGDNK, encoded by the coding sequence TTGAACAACCGAATGAAATGGTATGCGGCGCTGGCTTGTATCGGGATAGCCGGTATCTCGGCTCTCGCCTATATCCAATCGACCAAAGGAGCGCCGGCCATTGAGGTAAGCACATATGCGGAGCCGGGGGCCGAGCTTGCCGCGGCGACCGAGCTTAAGTTTTTGCCGGACAGCAGCAAGGCGGTACCGGGGATGCAGCTTGCGGCTCAATCGGATGAGCTGGCGCTGTACTTTAATCCCGAGACGACCGAAATCGCCGTTTTGAACCGTAAAAGCGGCAAAGTGTGGCGAAGCAACCCGGAGGATCTCGGATCGGACGCGAAGGCGTCGCCATTCGAGAAAGACCGGCTGGCCGCCCAGTTGACGATCAACTACCGGGATGCCATCGGCACGCTCGGCACGATTACGAATTTTACGGACAGCATTAAGCGCGAGCAGTTCAAAGCCGAAGGCATCGAGAACGGCATTCGCATCACGTACACGATCGGCGACACCTCACTTGGCATCGATGCGCTGCCGAAGCTGATCAGCAAGAAGCGGATGGAAGAGAAAATTTACAGCAAGCTCGATGAAGCGACGGCGAAATACGTAAGCAACCGGTACTTCCCGCTTAAAGACAATCCGGAGGTATTGGAACGTTTGGATACCGCGGTTTCCAGAGCGCTCGTGCTCACCCGGATGCTGGACGCCTTTGCGAAAGCAGGCTATACGGCAGAGGATTTGGCGGCCGACAACCAGGAGAACGGTCTATCCGCCGCAGCGGGCGCGAACCGTCCGAACTTTACGGTGCCGATCGAATATCAGCTCACCGGCGATTCGATGACGATCCGCGTGCCCGTCCGCGATATTAAGGAGAGCGAAGGGTATCAAATCCGCACGGTGGAGCTGCTCGATTTCTTCGGCGCCGCCGGTACGGCGGAGGAGGGCTACATGCTTGTGCCGGACGGCTCGGGAAGCTTGATCGAGCTGAACAACGGGAAGATCGGCGAAGAGGTTTACGCGCAGCGCGTATACGGCGAAGACGAGAACAACAACTCCCGTCGCCGCGGACAGATCTCGGAAGCCGCCCGCCTGCCGGTGTTCGGCATGAAATCGGGCGACGAAGCCTGGTTCGCCACCATCGACAAAGGCGAGGGCATCGCGAGCATCAATGCCGATATTAGCGGCCGCAAAAATTCCTACAACTATGCGTACGCAAGCTTCGCCGTTCGCGGCGAAGATGAGCTGGAGATCTTCAAAGGCAACAAGGTGGACGAGATTCAGCTGTTGACCGATGACGTTTACAAGGGCGACCTGCAAGTCCGTTACAGCTTCCTGTCCGGACAAGATGCGAACTATTCCGGCATGGCGAAGCAGTATCGCGAGCAGCTGGTGAAGGCGAACATCCTGAAGCCGAAGGAAGCGTCGAGCAAGGCCGCGCTGCCGTTCTACCTTGATGTGCTTGGCGCGGTAGATAAGCGAAAGTCCTTCCTCGGCATTCCGTATAAAGGGCTAATGCCGATGACGACCGTGGAGCAAGCCGGGGAAATCGCCGACAAGCTGGATGCCGCGGGCGTTTCCAATCTGCAAATGCGCTACGTCGGCTGGTTCAACGAAGGCATCGATCACAAAGTGCCGAAGAGCGTGAGCATGGACGGCGAGCTTGGCAGCAAGAGCGAGCTCAAGGATTTGGCGGAGCGGCTGAAAGCGAAGGGCGGCAGCCTGTATCCGGACGTCGCGTTCCAGCATGTACTGCGCGACAACCGCGATTTCAAACCGGCTTCGGACGCCGCGCGCTTCGTTACGCGCGAGCAGGCGATGCTTGCGCCGATCAACCGGGCATTCAATGCGATGGATCTTTCGCTCGGCTCCACCTACTTGCTTTCGCCGGCTAAGCTGCCTTATTTCGTAGACAAATTCATCGACAAGTACGGCAGCTACGGAATCGACGCCGTATCGCTGCGCGATATGGGCGATTCGCTGCAGGCGGACTACCGGGTAAGCCGCGTCGTCTTCCGCGATGTTTCGAAGAACATCGTAACGGAGCAGCTGAGCAAGCTAGAAAAAAGCTATCCGAACATGATGCTGACCGGCGGCAACGCCTACGCGCTCCAATACGCGGATCAGCTTATCGACGTTCCGATGTCCTCCAGCGGCTTCAGCATTGCCGACCAGGAGATTCCGTTCTATGAAATGGTGCTCCATGGCTACAAGGATTACGCCGGCGACGCGATGAACCTCGATGACAATCAGGACTTGAATTATCATTTGCTGCGTTCGCTTGAATACGGCGCCGCGCCGCATTTCTTCTGGTCGTACGAGTCGTCCTCGAAGCTGAAGTTCACGGCGTATGAAAACCTGTTCTCGACGCACTACACCGATTGGCTGCAAAAGGCGGCCGATCTGTACGGCAAAGTGAATCAAGCGCTGGCCGGCGTGCAGTCAAGCGCGATTGCCGAGCATATTCAGCATAAGCCGGGCGTCGTGGAAGTGCGCTACGACAACGGAACTTCGATCTACGTTAACTACACGGATGAGCCGGCCAATGTGGACGGAGTTCAAGTCGCGGCGAAAAATTTCATGGTGGGCGGTGACAACAAGTGA
- a CDS encoding glycoside hydrolase family 113, protein MSTDLFIKGMTYGWNSSRGSYRQPYAKESLQELRATGSEWIALSFYTFQNNVYSTEIPFDYGYTMTDRDIEHAVKEAKALGLKVCLKPVVNSKDGIWRAHIGFPEESGAEPYWDEWFRSYGNFLSHYAELAEELGCEMFCVGCEMVKTEAKHEHWIRLIERIRGIYSGPIVYNANHGSEERIKWFDHVDLIGTSAYYPVANKPGDSEEAMIANWLPVREKMASLHAKFGKPIIFMEIGCRSALGCATMPWDFTHTELPVSEGEQANFYSSVLKAFWDAPWFAGFFWWDWSVKLYDKEEAHLNVGFDIYGKKAEQVLKAWYAKPAREGLIGEEIEA, encoded by the coding sequence TTGTCTACCGATTTATTCATCAAAGGAATGACGTATGGATGGAACAGTTCTCGAGGCTCGTATCGGCAGCCTTACGCGAAGGAATCTCTCCAAGAACTGCGCGCTACCGGCAGCGAATGGATCGCGTTATCCTTTTATACCTTTCAAAATAACGTGTATTCGACGGAGATTCCGTTCGATTACGGATACACGATGACCGATCGGGATATTGAGCATGCCGTCAAGGAAGCGAAAGCGCTGGGGCTGAAAGTATGCTTGAAGCCCGTCGTCAACTCCAAGGACGGGATTTGGCGGGCGCATATCGGATTTCCGGAAGAGTCGGGAGCCGAGCCGTACTGGGACGAATGGTTCCGCTCCTACGGCAATTTCTTGAGCCACTACGCCGAGCTGGCCGAAGAGCTGGGCTGCGAAATGTTCTGCGTCGGCTGCGAAATGGTGAAGACGGAAGCGAAGCATGAGCATTGGATTCGGCTCATTGAACGGATTCGCGGCATCTACAGCGGGCCGATCGTATACAACGCCAACCATGGCTCGGAGGAACGGATCAAATGGTTCGATCATGTCGACCTGATCGGAACAAGCGCCTATTATCCGGTTGCGAACAAGCCCGGTGACAGCGAGGAAGCGATGATTGCCAACTGGCTGCCGGTCCGCGAGAAGATGGCTTCGCTGCACGCCAAATTCGGCAAACCGATTATTTTCATGGAAATCGGCTGCCGCAGCGCGCTTGGCTGCGCGACGATGCCGTGGGATTTTACGCACACCGAGCTGCCGGTCAGTGAAGGCGAACAGGCGAACTTCTACAGTTCGGTCTTGAAGGCGTTCTGGGATGCGCCTTGGTTTGCCGGCTTCTTCTGGTGGGATTGGAGCGTGAAGCTCTATGACAAGGAAGAGGCGCATTTGAACGTTGGGTTCGATATTTATGGCAAGAAGGCGGAGCAGGTATTGAAGGCATGGTATGCCAAGCCCGCGAGAGAAGGGCTGATCGGGGAGGAGATCGAAGCGTGA
- a CDS encoding glycosyl hydrolase, with amino-acid sequence MTAIAWRDRFQVKPSLINPNADDSAKRLMAYLCDIYGRNMLTGQQIGVISTPEVDFIQQETGKYPAVGGFDFMNDSPSRTERGAVGTDTELALKWWEDGGIVTFCWHWNAPKDLVDQPPDNGWHRGFYTSATTFDLAAAMADPESEDYQLLIRDIDVISGLLAKLRDAGVPVLWRPLHEASGAWFWWGAKGAQPCIQLWKLMYERMTGLHGLNNLIWVWNGQHRDWYPGDEYVDIIGEDVYAGERTYVSNVPRFCQALEYTSASKIIALSENGPLPDPDAMLADGALWAWNCTWYGGFVSTEQYTDFEMLRKFYGHAFTVTRDELPDLRSYPLPELD; translated from the coding sequence ATGACTGCAATCGCATGGAGAGACCGGTTCCAAGTGAAGCCGAGCTTGATCAACCCGAACGCCGATGACAGCGCGAAGCGGTTGATGGCATACTTATGCGACATTTACGGCCGCAACATGCTGACCGGACAACAAATCGGCGTCATCTCGACGCCCGAGGTCGATTTCATTCAGCAAGAAACGGGCAAATATCCGGCTGTCGGCGGCTTCGATTTCATGAACGATTCGCCGTCCCGCACGGAGCGGGGAGCGGTCGGGACCGATACGGAGCTGGCGCTGAAATGGTGGGAGGACGGCGGTATCGTCACCTTCTGCTGGCATTGGAACGCGCCGAAGGATCTGGTCGATCAGCCGCCGGATAACGGCTGGCACCGCGGCTTCTACACGTCCGCGACGACCTTCGATTTGGCGGCCGCGATGGCGGATCCCGAATCGGAGGATTATCAGCTGCTTATTCGCGATATCGACGTGATCTCGGGTCTGCTTGCCAAGCTTCGGGATGCCGGCGTGCCCGTGCTTTGGCGGCCGCTGCACGAAGCTTCGGGCGCTTGGTTCTGGTGGGGCGCGAAAGGAGCGCAGCCATGCATTCAGCTGTGGAAGTTGATGTACGAGCGGATGACGGGCTTGCACGGATTGAACAATCTGATCTGGGTGTGGAACGGCCAGCATAGGGACTGGTATCCCGGCGACGAGTACGTCGACATCATCGGCGAGGATGTATATGCGGGCGAGCGGACGTACGTCTCGAACGTGCCGCGGTTCTGCCAAGCGCTTGAGTATACGTCCGCATCCAAAATCATCGCGCTGTCCGAGAACGGGCCGCTCCCCGACCCGGATGCCATGCTTGCGGACGGCGCCCTCTGGGCGTGGAACTGCACGTGGTATGGCGGATTTGTTTCCACCGAGCAGTATACGGACTTCGAGATGCTGCGGAAATTTTACGGCCACGCGTTTACGGTGACGCGCGATGAGCTGCCTGATTTGAGGAGCTATCCATTGCCCGAGCTGGACTAA
- a CDS encoding glycoside hydrolase family 9 protein yields the protein MTTTADANRRIHLNQAGYRPFDAKTFAVTGTDGGRFELIDRRNGSKVYAGELTGPIADASSGDTVFRGEFSSLREEGTYSVQVEGIGSSYPFAIAADVYNNVTDKLLKSFYFQRCGMDLEEKHAGVWSHRACHLDHGTIHGSESEERIPSSGGWHDAGDYGKYMVAAAKAVADLLLAYEFYPCVFARTIDIPESGNGVPDLLNEVRFELDFLFKLQRVDDGAVYHKVTTKSFPGLDVMPEDDTAELVFSPPSYTAAATFAAVMAMAARVYRGIDGTFAGKCLKAAELSWQWVTDHPDAAGFKNPADIHTGEYGDAILADEKLWASAELYRTTGESVYYEVFRSTLEQQKELALYELGWADTAGYGTLAYLLAGFGHERPKEADGVYERLLSGWQEQADQLLSRCSAAAEGYGISLLPEQYIWGSSMVLLNQAMHLLIAARFTGEDKYAAAALNHVHYLLGLNPLGISYVTGVGSYSVMHPHHRPSVGDGVPEPVPGMVAGGPNRNLQDEHAKKMLEGMPPAKCFVDHAYSYATNEMTIYWNSPAVFVAAYFDGAR from the coding sequence GTGACGACGACGGCGGACGCGAATCGGCGCATTCATCTCAACCAGGCGGGCTACCGCCCATTTGACGCCAAAACATTCGCCGTAACCGGAACGGACGGCGGACGGTTCGAGCTCATCGATCGGCGCAACGGCAGCAAGGTATATGCCGGGGAACTGACCGGTCCGATCGCCGATGCATCCAGCGGAGATACCGTCTTTCGCGGCGAGTTCAGCTCGCTGCGCGAGGAAGGGACGTACTCGGTTCAAGTTGAAGGCATCGGAAGCTCGTATCCGTTCGCAATCGCTGCGGACGTATACAATAACGTGACGGATAAATTGTTAAAATCGTTCTACTTTCAGCGCTGCGGCATGGATCTGGAAGAGAAGCATGCCGGCGTTTGGTCGCACCGGGCATGCCATCTCGACCATGGTACTATCCATGGCTCCGAGTCGGAGGAACGGATTCCATCCTCCGGCGGCTGGCATGACGCCGGCGACTACGGGAAATATATGGTGGCAGCTGCGAAAGCCGTTGCGGATCTATTGCTCGCCTATGAGTTTTATCCGTGCGTTTTCGCTAGAACGATCGATATCCCGGAATCGGGGAACGGTGTGCCGGATTTATTGAACGAGGTTCGTTTCGAGCTCGATTTCTTGTTCAAGCTTCAGCGGGTGGACGACGGCGCCGTCTATCATAAAGTGACGACGAAGTCGTTTCCGGGCTTGGACGTTATGCCCGAGGACGATACGGCGGAGCTGGTATTCTCGCCGCCATCCTATACGGCGGCGGCAACCTTCGCGGCCGTTATGGCGATGGCCGCGAGGGTGTACCGAGGAATTGACGGGACATTCGCGGGAAAATGCTTGAAGGCCGCGGAGCTGTCGTGGCAGTGGGTGACCGATCACCCGGACGCGGCGGGCTTTAAAAACCCGGCGGATATTCATACCGGCGAGTATGGCGACGCGATTTTGGCCGATGAGAAGCTTTGGGCCAGCGCGGAGCTGTATCGGACGACAGGCGAATCGGTCTATTACGAAGTCTTCCGGTCGACGCTCGAGCAGCAGAAGGAGCTTGCGCTCTATGAGCTGGGGTGGGCGGATACGGCCGGGTATGGAACGCTTGCCTACTTACTGGCCGGGTTCGGCCATGAGCGTCCAAAAGAAGCCGATGGTGTGTATGAGAGGCTATTGAGCGGCTGGCAGGAGCAGGCCGACCAACTGTTGAGCCGCTGTTCGGCTGCCGCCGAAGGCTACGGCATCTCATTGCTGCCGGAGCAATATATTTGGGGAAGCAGCATGGTGCTGCTTAATCAAGCGATGCATCTGCTCATTGCGGCTCGTTTTACCGGAGAAGACAAGTATGCGGCTGCAGCGCTGAATCATGTGCACTATTTGCTCGGGCTGAATCCGCTGGGCATCAGCTATGTCACGGGTGTCGGCAGCTATTCCGTCATGCATCCGCATCACCGGCCTTCCGTGGGTGACGGCGTTCCAGAGCCGGTTCCCGGCATGGTTGCGGGCGGACCGAACCGCAATTTGCAGGATGAGCATGCGAAGAAGATGCTTGAAGGCATGCCGCCGGCCAAATGCTTCGTGGACCATGCGTACAGCTATGCGACGAACGAAATGACGATCTATTGGAATTCGCCGGCCGTGTTCGTTGCCGCTTATTTCGACGGAGCGCGATAG